From Spirosoma agri, one genomic window encodes:
- a CDS encoding ABC transporter permease, which produces MIKSYFTTALRALKRNWNYTIINIVGLAFGLSCCLVLFLAIRYELSYDRHHANADHTYRMITYYRDSDGDDRNTGVTLPALAALRTDFPALKHQLTMVYELYGGLVKTGNNQSSKFLEDGGVLAFVEPNYFRLFDYKWKEGNPQTAVKNPNTVVLSERMAHKYFGNADPVGKTIRVENKLDFVVTGVVQNPPATTNLPFEVLLSFASLKQFGANGGWDEWKAVYSGAQIYLTLPPTLSSAQMEKALVPFVRKYMRPEDASHLQYELQPLTNIHFDARTGNSANRTVSKQMIWAMALIGLFILITACINFINLATAQAIRRAKEVGVRKVLGSSRAQLVRQFLGETGLLTSLAVGLAFMVAYLSLPYVAELLDIKVAALTLLDPFVIGFVVLLGVLTTVLAGFYPALVLSGYQPVLALRGRMRTAGNGQLALRRSLIVFQFAISQMLIIGTIIAYNQMKYFRSADLGYDKDAILTVQIPERKPGQLEALKAKLTSLPNIRSMSYGISIPSSDGNWWNSFNYNNAAKDADFGVVMRFADTAYLSTYGLKLIAGRMYLPADTTQEVVVNESLVKKLGLRQPQQIIGKYLALGGTGNVNKQIVGVVKDFNTFSLHQQTNPSILTTRRDAYHILGIKLSTKQGGTAAIHQLIGNVETAWNATFPDFVFKYEFLDQTLTNFYRGEERMYALFRLLAGIAIFIGCLGLYGVVSFMAESRTKEVGIRKVLGATTSHIVGLFSADFVKLVLIALVLSSPLAWYIMNQWLQTFAYKITIEWWMFALAGALAVTIALLTVSVQSVRAALMNPVKSLRSE; this is translated from the coding sequence ATGATCAAGAGCTATTTTACTACCGCCCTGCGCGCCCTGAAGCGCAACTGGAATTATACGATAATCAACATTGTCGGGCTGGCTTTTGGCTTGTCCTGCTGTCTGGTTTTGTTCCTCGCGATTCGTTACGAACTCAGTTACGATCGCCATCACGCCAACGCCGATCATACGTACCGGATGATCACGTATTATCGTGATTCAGATGGAGACGATCGCAACACAGGGGTCACGCTGCCCGCTTTAGCAGCTCTTCGCACCGATTTCCCCGCGCTGAAACACCAACTAACAATGGTGTACGAATTGTATGGCGGCTTAGTGAAAACGGGCAATAATCAATCTAGTAAGTTTCTGGAAGACGGGGGTGTTCTGGCCTTCGTGGAACCTAACTATTTCCGGTTGTTCGATTATAAGTGGAAAGAAGGTAATCCGCAAACGGCGGTCAAGAATCCGAACACGGTGGTGCTATCAGAGCGGATGGCCCACAAATATTTTGGCAACGCTGACCCAGTGGGCAAAACCATTCGGGTTGAGAATAAACTGGATTTCGTCGTAACGGGCGTGGTGCAGAATCCACCGGCTACGACCAACCTCCCGTTTGAGGTTTTGCTATCGTTTGCATCGCTCAAACAATTCGGAGCCAACGGCGGCTGGGACGAATGGAAAGCGGTCTATAGTGGGGCTCAAATTTACCTGACGCTGCCCCCAACTCTTTCGTCCGCTCAGATGGAAAAAGCGTTGGTGCCATTTGTTCGTAAATACATGCGCCCGGAGGATGCCAGTCACTTGCAATATGAATTACAACCGCTCACCAATATTCATTTCGACGCGCGCACGGGCAATTCGGCTAACCGCACCGTCAGCAAACAAATGATTTGGGCGATGGCGCTGATTGGCCTGTTTATTCTGATTACGGCCTGTATTAACTTCATCAACTTGGCTACCGCACAGGCGATTCGTCGGGCCAAAGAGGTGGGCGTTCGCAAAGTACTGGGTAGTTCGCGGGCGCAGTTGGTGCGGCAGTTTCTGGGCGAAACGGGTCTGCTGACGAGTCTGGCCGTCGGGCTGGCCTTTATGGTGGCTTACCTGTCATTGCCCTATGTAGCCGAACTGCTCGACATTAAAGTTGCCGCCTTGACTCTGCTCGACCCGTTCGTTATTGGTTTTGTGGTATTGCTGGGCGTGCTGACAACCGTACTGGCCGGGTTTTATCCGGCGTTGGTCTTGTCAGGCTATCAGCCGGTACTGGCGCTGCGGGGAAGAATGCGAACAGCCGGCAACGGCCAGTTAGCCCTGCGCCGAAGCCTCATTGTGTTTCAGTTCGCTATCTCGCAGATGCTTATCATCGGTACGATCATTGCCTACAACCAGATGAAATATTTCCGCTCCGCGGATTTGGGTTATGACAAAGATGCCATACTGACGGTACAAATACCCGAACGCAAACCAGGCCAGTTGGAAGCATTGAAGGCTAAACTAACGAGCCTGCCCAACATCCGGTCGATGAGCTACGGAATTTCGATACCCTCGTCGGATGGCAATTGGTGGAACAGTTTCAACTATAATAATGCCGCAAAAGACGCTGATTTTGGGGTCGTGATGCGTTTTGCCGATACGGCCTATCTTAGTACGTATGGTCTGAAATTGATTGCCGGGCGGATGTATCTGCCCGCCGATACCACGCAGGAGGTAGTCGTGAATGAATCCTTAGTGAAAAAATTAGGCCTCCGGCAGCCGCAGCAGATTATTGGAAAATACCTCGCACTGGGTGGTACTGGTAACGTCAACAAGCAAATTGTAGGGGTGGTAAAGGATTTCAATACATTCTCGTTGCACCAGCAAACAAACCCCAGCATACTGACCACCCGCCGGGATGCGTACCACATACTCGGTATCAAGCTATCGACTAAGCAGGGTGGCACCGCAGCCATCCATCAACTCATCGGCAACGTCGAAACGGCCTGGAATGCTACCTTTCCTGACTTTGTGTTCAAGTATGAATTTTTAGATCAAACGCTGACCAATTTCTACCGGGGTGAAGAACGCATGTACGCGCTGTTCCGGCTATTGGCGGGGATTGCCATTTTCATTGGTTGTCTGGGCCTTTATGGCGTAGTGTCCTTCATGGCTGAGTCGCGCACCAAAGAAGTCGGCATTCGAAAAGTACTGGGGGCCACAACCAGTCATATTGTTGGCTTGTTCTCGGCTGACTTTGTCAAGCTGGTACTGATTGCCTTGGTGCTTAGTTCGCCCTTGGCTTGGTACATCATGAATCAATGGTTGCAGACGTTCGCCTATAAAATTACGATCGAGTGGTGGATGTTCGCGTTAGCGGGTGCGCTGGCCGTTACCATCGCCCTGTTGACGGTGAGTGTCCAGAGTGTCAGAGCCGCCCTGATGAACCCGGTCAAATCATTACGTAGCGAGTAA
- a CDS encoding ABC transporter permease: MIKSYFTTALRALKRNWSYSVINVLGLTLSLACCLLLFLAIRYELSFDRHNAHADQTYRLVSFSKTANEDRLNVGIPLPALPALRTDFPELKHQVTMVNRITNVVVTAGEKSGQATRKFQEGDGVLAFVEPEYFRLFDVNWKSGSAQTALTNPNSVVLSERMAHKYFGMSTPIGKKIRVNNKTDFVVTGVVQDLPATSSMPFEVLLSFASLKQYGASTNWDDWQSTYGGAQIYLMLPGTVADQPTALARMNQQLAAFVKKYHKADDAKDLVYELQPLTAIHFDARSDNYAKRTVSKEMIWAMGLIGLFILITACVNFINLATAQAIRRAKEVGVRKVLGSSRGQLVRQFLGETGVLIGLAVVLALVVAQLTLPYVGELLNIKPGTATLLDPTVFIFLMTLGLLTTGLAGFYPALVLSGYQPIVALKGKIRASGQGGSSGINQLTLRRGLIVGQFAISQLLIIGTIIAYSQMTYFRSADLGFSRDAVLTVLIPEKNPGQLEGLNAKLTGLPGIQSMSYAMTTPSSTSNWTTGFRFENDEKEPDYGVLMRPADSAYVRTYGLNLIAGRMFQSADTMREFVINEAFMKRLGFQKPEQVIGKLMTVNGETVKKPIVGVVKDFNAFSLHQKIEPSVLTSYRDQYRSLGIKLSAGQSAESVSQLLKKIEASWNDTFPDFVFKYNFLDETLANFYKGEERMYSLFQLLAGIAIFIGCLGLYGVVSFMVETRTKEVGIRKALGATTGHIFGLFSLDFVRLVLIALVLSSPLAWYIMNQWLQTFAYKITIEWWMFALAGVLAVGIALLTVSFQSIKAALMNPVKSLRSE; this comes from the coding sequence ATGATCAAGAGCTATTTTACCACCGCCCTGCGTGCCCTGAAGCGCAACTGGAGTTATTCTGTCATCAACGTGCTGGGGCTGACACTCAGCCTGGCCTGCTGTCTGCTGCTGTTTCTGGCGATTCGCTATGAGCTGAGCTTCGACCGGCACAATGCCCATGCCGATCAAACGTACCGGCTGGTTTCGTTTTCTAAAACCGCGAACGAAGATCGACTGAACGTTGGCATTCCGTTACCCGCCCTGCCCGCGCTTCGTACTGACTTTCCCGAGCTGAAACACCAGGTCACGATGGTCAACCGGATTACCAATGTGGTGGTAACGGCAGGTGAGAAGTCTGGTCAGGCCACCAGAAAGTTTCAGGAAGGCGATGGAGTATTGGCGTTCGTGGAACCCGAATACTTCCGACTGTTTGATGTCAACTGGAAAAGCGGCAGCGCACAAACCGCGCTCACTAACCCGAACAGCGTTGTGCTGTCGGAACGTATGGCCCACAAATATTTTGGGATGAGTACTCCGATCGGGAAGAAAATTCGCGTCAATAACAAAACGGATTTTGTGGTGACGGGCGTTGTGCAGGACCTGCCAGCCACGAGCAGTATGCCCTTTGAGGTTCTGCTGTCGTTTGCTTCGCTGAAACAGTATGGAGCCTCGACCAATTGGGACGATTGGCAATCCACCTACGGCGGTGCACAGATTTACCTGATGCTGCCCGGTACGGTAGCGGATCAACCAACGGCGTTAGCGCGGATGAATCAGCAGCTGGCGGCTTTCGTCAAAAAATACCACAAAGCCGACGATGCCAAAGACCTGGTCTACGAATTACAGCCGCTGACGGCAATCCATTTCGACGCTCGTTCGGATAACTACGCCAAGCGGACCGTCAGTAAAGAAATGATCTGGGCGATGGGTCTGATCGGATTATTTATTCTGATTACGGCTTGCGTCAACTTCATCAATCTGGCAACGGCGCAGGCTATCCGTCGGGCCAAGGAAGTCGGGGTTCGGAAGGTGCTGGGCAGCTCACGGGGGCAGCTGGTGCGGCAATTTTTGGGCGAAACCGGCGTACTGATCGGATTGGCTGTCGTGCTGGCTCTGGTTGTGGCGCAGCTGACCCTGCCTTACGTGGGCGAATTGCTCAACATCAAACCGGGAACGGCCACCTTACTCGACCCAACGGTATTTATTTTTCTGATGACGCTGGGCTTACTCACGACTGGTTTGGCGGGTTTCTATCCGGCGTTAGTACTGTCGGGCTACCAACCCATTGTGGCTTTGAAAGGTAAAATCCGGGCGTCTGGTCAGGGTGGCTCATCGGGTATTAATCAGTTGACGCTTCGGCGGGGGCTGATCGTTGGGCAATTTGCCATTTCGCAACTGCTGATCATCGGTACGATCATCGCCTACAGCCAGATGACGTATTTCCGCTCCGCCGATTTAGGTTTTAGCCGGGATGCGGTATTGACGGTGTTGATACCGGAGAAAAATCCGGGCCAGCTGGAGGGACTGAACGCGAAACTGACGGGTCTGCCCGGCATACAGTCTATGAGTTACGCCATGACGACACCCTCCTCGACCAGCAACTGGACAACCGGCTTTCGCTTTGAAAACGACGAAAAAGAACCTGATTATGGTGTGTTGATGCGCCCTGCCGATTCGGCTTACGTGCGCACGTATGGGCTCAACTTGATTGCGGGGCGGATGTTCCAGTCCGCCGATACCATGCGGGAGTTTGTCATTAACGAAGCGTTCATGAAGCGACTAGGTTTTCAAAAGCCTGAGCAGGTAATTGGTAAGCTGATGACGGTTAATGGCGAAACGGTGAAAAAGCCGATCGTCGGGGTTGTCAAAGATTTCAACGCCTTTTCGCTGCATCAGAAAATTGAGCCCAGTGTATTAACCTCCTACCGGGACCAATACCGCAGTTTGGGTATTAAGCTCTCGGCGGGACAAAGCGCCGAATCCGTTAGCCAGTTGCTGAAGAAAATTGAAGCCAGCTGGAATGACACGTTCCCGGATTTCGTGTTCAAATACAACTTCCTGGACGAAACACTGGCTAATTTCTACAAGGGCGAGGAGCGGATGTATTCGCTGTTTCAACTGCTGGCTGGTATTGCCATTTTTATCGGTTGTCTGGGTCTCTATGGGGTCGTATCGTTTATGGTCGAAACACGAACCAAGGAGGTAGGCATCCGTAAAGCGCTGGGAGCGACCACCGGCCACATATTCGGCCTGTTCTCCCTTGATTTTGTCAGGCTGGTACTAATTGCCCTGGTGCTTAGTTCGCCCCTGGCCTGGTACATCATGAATCAATGGTTGCAGACGTTCGCCTATAAAATTACGATCGAGTGGTGGATGTTCGCGTTAGCGGGTGTGCTGGCGGTTGGCATTGCGCTGCTGACGGTGAGTTTCCAGAGTATCAAAGCGGCTTTGATGAATCCGGTCAAGAGTCTACGAAGCGAATAG
- a CDS encoding ABC transporter permease produces MLTNYLKIALRIFRKDNTFTLINVVGLATGLAVALLIIQYVRFELSYETTNPLANRLVRLTLDYMNGGTVDAQDTETNPPIGPEAKRKMSEVVNYTRAYPIGEPNVTVQIGETYYLVDKVYAVDSSFFAMFNYPRLRGSRAGLFTRPRQVVLTKKMALTYFNTLDVLGKTLKIAKSEGNVLFDVVGVVPDSPANTHMKFDMLVSYPTMLSDFGEREDNWNGNNTLTYLQLADNASYEGFTKSLVAFNERLVNEKKLKNHRVIGQKIGDIHLYSHKNFETEPNGEAQSVYFLLGVAFLVLLSALVNYVNLTTAKALDRAREIGMRKVVGSTQRQIKAQIFTETVLINVVAGLLAVGLVAVLRPVFVEVAGLPEGFTVFQDAFFWGSVGVFLSLSIVLSGFYPAFVLSSFDPITVLKGNFSHSTKGIFLRKSLVVFQFAITLILLVQTFAVYRQVDFLREQNLGVSIDHTLVVKAPVGSNAQKDYGTFRQMLLNQAQVKAVSLSGTVPGMGSAQMGTTTSINLSDAVKKTSYNYYLTQIDTSFLDLMGIPLLAGKNFDATTKAAFPDATNRQLIVNEETLRLWGIATPEEAIGRRVDIWGQQATIRGVVKNYHYESPKAAYIPIIHMYSPTFDAFASVKFTGGNTAEQLALLKKVYKANFPYSPFSYFFLDSEYDKQYKADDRFQQVFGALTGFAILISCLGLFGLATFTVSKRTKEIGIRKVIGASTTNLMLLLSKDFIKTVLLAMLIGLPITYLLVSNWLANYAVRIELSWWLFAVPALLILLLVLVSIGSKTIATALMNPVKSLRSE; encoded by the coding sequence ATGCTCACCAACTATCTAAAAATCGCCCTGCGAATCTTCAGGAAAGACAACACGTTCACGCTCATCAACGTAGTGGGGCTGGCTACGGGGCTGGCCGTGGCGTTGCTGATCATTCAGTATGTGCGCTTTGAGCTGAGTTACGAGACTACAAACCCGTTGGCGAATCGGCTCGTGCGTCTTACCCTGGACTACATGAATGGTGGCACGGTCGACGCGCAGGATACGGAAACGAACCCTCCGATTGGACCTGAAGCGAAACGGAAAATGAGTGAGGTCGTGAATTACACCCGCGCCTATCCGATTGGCGAGCCTAACGTGACGGTTCAGATTGGGGAGACCTATTACCTAGTCGACAAAGTGTATGCGGTCGATTCGTCCTTTTTTGCCATGTTCAACTATCCGCGACTTCGGGGAAGTCGCGCCGGTCTTTTCACCAGACCCCGGCAGGTTGTTCTGACGAAGAAAATGGCGTTGACCTACTTCAATACCCTGGATGTGCTGGGCAAAACCCTGAAGATTGCGAAATCGGAAGGTAACGTCTTGTTCGACGTAGTTGGCGTCGTGCCGGACAGTCCGGCCAACACGCACATGAAATTCGATATGCTGGTCTCGTACCCGACGATGCTGTCCGACTTTGGCGAGCGGGAAGACAACTGGAATGGAAACAACACCCTGACCTACCTGCAACTAGCCGATAACGCCAGTTACGAAGGGTTTACAAAATCGCTGGTGGCCTTCAACGAGCGGTTGGTCAATGAAAAAAAGCTCAAAAATCATCGGGTGATCGGTCAGAAAATCGGCGATATCCATCTGTATTCCCACAAAAACTTCGAAACGGAACCGAATGGCGAAGCACAGTCGGTGTATTTCTTGCTGGGTGTAGCGTTTCTGGTACTCCTGAGTGCTCTGGTCAACTATGTGAACCTGACCACAGCCAAAGCCCTCGACCGGGCGCGCGAAATTGGGATGAGAAAGGTTGTTGGCTCTACCCAGCGCCAGATAAAAGCACAGATTTTCACGGAAACCGTCCTGATCAATGTCGTTGCCGGGCTTCTGGCGGTGGGGTTGGTCGCGGTCCTACGTCCGGTATTTGTTGAGGTGGCGGGTTTGCCCGAAGGCTTTACCGTATTTCAGGACGCATTTTTCTGGGGCAGCGTCGGGGTATTTCTGTCGCTGAGCATTGTGCTGTCGGGGTTTTACCCAGCGTTCGTTCTGTCTTCGTTCGATCCAATCACCGTTCTCAAAGGCAATTTCTCGCACTCTACCAAAGGTATCTTTCTACGCAAGTCGCTGGTGGTTTTTCAATTTGCGATTACTCTGATTCTGCTGGTGCAGACGTTCGCCGTTTACCGACAGGTCGATTTTCTGCGGGAACAGAACCTGGGTGTATCTATAGACCATACGCTTGTCGTGAAAGCCCCGGTGGGAAGCAATGCTCAGAAGGACTATGGTACGTTTCGGCAAATGCTACTCAATCAGGCACAGGTAAAGGCCGTATCGCTTTCCGGCACCGTACCGGGTATGGGATCGGCCCAGATGGGTACGACGACAAGCATCAATTTGTCGGACGCTGTTAAGAAAACATCGTACAATTACTACCTGACTCAGATCGATACGTCATTTCTCGACCTGATGGGTATTCCGCTGCTGGCGGGTAAAAACTTTGATGCCACCACGAAAGCGGCTTTCCCGGATGCGACAAACCGGCAACTCATTGTCAATGAGGAAACCCTCCGGCTTTGGGGCATTGCCACACCCGAAGAAGCCATTGGCCGACGGGTAGATATCTGGGGGCAGCAGGCCACGATTCGGGGTGTTGTCAAAAATTACCATTACGAATCGCCCAAAGCGGCCTACATTCCGATCATTCATATGTACTCGCCCACTTTTGACGCGTTTGCCAGTGTGAAGTTTACGGGGGGAAACACGGCGGAGCAACTCGCCCTGCTAAAAAAGGTTTACAAAGCTAATTTCCCGTATTCGCCATTCAGCTATTTCTTTCTGGATAGCGAGTACGACAAGCAGTACAAAGCCGATGATCGCTTTCAGCAGGTGTTTGGGGCCTTAACGGGTTTCGCTATTCTGATCTCCTGCTTAGGGCTGTTCGGCCTGGCCACGTTTACCGTTTCCAAGCGAACGAAGGAGATTGGCATTCGCAAAGTAATCGGGGCCAGCACCACGAATCTGATGCTGCTACTCTCGAAGGATTTCATAAAAACGGTCCTGCTAGCCATGCTGATCGGGCTGCCCATTACGTATTTATTGGTCAGCAATTGGCTGGCCAATTACGCGGTTCGAATTGAACTGAGCTGGTGGCTTTTTGCGGTGCCCGCTCTGTTGATCCTGTTGCTGGTATTGGTATCGATTGGTAGCAAAACGATTGCCACCGCCCTAATGAATCCGGTGAAAAGTTTACGAAGCGAATAA
- a CDS encoding ABC transporter permease produces the protein MVRNYLKIAWRTIANQRVYSLLNLSGLTLGLTCVLVVTLYLKNEMTFDGFQANADRIYRLTTTTTNKSGSEIKNRTGNTGAVHGPAFAASIPEIEAVTRMMGVSFNVRRGTEGFYQDAHYVDANFFQTFTLPLLDGSPQSALASANSVVLTEKMAQKYFGTTRAVGQRLSLEINGKFEPFTVTGVAANPRPNSSLQIEMVLPFKNYQDDQWLSQYLATFFVLRPGASIARVEQQLERVFTALGKEQLTKAAKERGYEERRHFGLQPLSAIHLTLDYGGGNELAAPNTPMVLYLLGGIAGFILLIACINFVNLTTARSLRRAREVGVRKVMGGQRGQLIGQFLSESFLLSAIAFGLALGLAQLVLPFFNAIAGTELRLSYLLDTRLIALYVGLLVITTLLAGAYPAFVLSRFNPVRVLAGRAGFQGKNHLSQGLVVVQFALSIFLIVATLAVFAQFDFLTTKALGYNPEQLVRIELPTIRNDNDDRVKLIKQKLANQPDVVSVTAKDRLDEYTTVRTEDKEIDVNYLRIDENYLPTLGINLAAGRNFSTAYASDTLDNALVNERFVREAGWKKPIGQRVTFPDGTGKIYTIVGVVRDYHFSSLHEDIRPQVFIGDASLTFGEIWVRIRPQRVAQTMAMLDRVYHQVVPQHYYHYQFLDTILAKQYELETRLRQIITWAAGLCLFISCLGLFGIATFSAERRTKEIGVRKVLGASTGEIVSLLSRDLCWLVLLSLLLAMPVAWLSINRWLATYPFHVQLSVWLFVGAACFTTLIALLTVSFQSIKAALMNPVKSLRSD, from the coding sequence ATGGTTAGAAACTACCTCAAAATTGCCTGGCGGACGATTGCCAACCAACGGGTTTATAGCCTGCTTAATTTATCGGGATTGACCCTTGGTCTAACCTGTGTGCTAGTCGTTACGCTGTACCTGAAAAATGAAATGACCTTCGATGGGTTTCAGGCTAACGCTGATCGCATCTACCGACTGACAACCACAACAACCAACAAGAGTGGTTCCGAAATCAAAAACCGAACGGGTAATACCGGGGCCGTTCATGGGCCCGCGTTTGCCGCCAGTATCCCTGAGATTGAGGCTGTGACCCGGATGATGGGTGTGTCGTTTAACGTTCGGCGGGGTACCGAGGGGTTTTATCAGGATGCTCATTATGTCGATGCTAATTTCTTTCAGACGTTTACGTTGCCGCTGCTGGATGGGTCGCCCCAATCGGCACTCGCATCGGCCAACTCGGTGGTCTTGACCGAAAAAATGGCGCAGAAATATTTCGGAACGACGCGCGCAGTAGGTCAACGACTTAGCCTGGAAATCAACGGAAAATTCGAACCCTTCACGGTAACAGGGGTTGCGGCTAACCCACGGCCCAATTCGTCCCTGCAAATTGAGATGGTGTTACCGTTCAAGAACTACCAGGACGATCAGTGGCTTAGTCAATATCTGGCTACCTTTTTTGTGTTACGACCTGGCGCGTCAATCGCACGCGTTGAGCAGCAACTTGAGCGGGTTTTCACGGCGCTGGGTAAAGAACAACTGACGAAGGCCGCCAAAGAACGGGGATATGAAGAACGGCGACACTTTGGGCTTCAACCCCTGTCGGCCATTCACCTGACGCTTGACTACGGCGGAGGAAACGAACTGGCGGCTCCCAATACGCCAATGGTACTGTATCTGCTGGGAGGAATTGCGGGGTTTATTCTGCTGATTGCCTGCATCAACTTTGTCAACCTGACGACGGCCCGGTCGCTGCGCCGAGCGCGGGAGGTGGGCGTTCGGAAGGTGATGGGCGGCCAACGGGGTCAGCTGATCGGGCAGTTTTTGAGCGAGTCCTTTCTGTTGAGTGCAATTGCTTTTGGGCTGGCGCTGGGACTGGCCCAGTTGGTGCTGCCTTTCTTTAACGCTATTGCCGGAACGGAGCTTCGCCTGTCGTACCTGCTCGATACGCGCCTGATTGCGCTTTACGTCGGTTTACTCGTCATCACGACGCTGCTGGCTGGCGCGTATCCGGCCTTTGTGCTATCGCGGTTCAATCCGGTTCGGGTGCTGGCTGGACGGGCTGGATTTCAGGGCAAAAACCACCTCAGTCAGGGATTGGTCGTGGTGCAGTTCGCGCTGTCGATCTTTCTGATCGTGGCAACGCTGGCCGTTTTTGCCCAGTTTGATTTTCTAACCACTAAAGCGCTTGGTTACAACCCCGAACAACTGGTTCGGATTGAGCTGCCGACCATTCGGAACGATAATGATGATCGGGTAAAACTAATTAAACAGAAGCTCGCCAATCAGCCCGATGTAGTTAGTGTGACCGCCAAAGACCGGCTCGATGAATACACCACCGTACGGACGGAGGACAAAGAAATCGACGTTAATTACCTGCGCATCGACGAAAATTACTTGCCAACGCTGGGTATCAACCTGGCTGCGGGCCGTAATTTTTCGACGGCTTATGCGTCCGATACGCTCGACAATGCGCTGGTCAACGAACGTTTTGTTCGGGAAGCGGGCTGGAAGAAGCCAATCGGTCAGCGAGTTACGTTTCCGGACGGGACGGGTAAGATCTATACTATTGTGGGGGTAGTGCGGGATTACCATTTTTCGTCACTACACGAAGACATCCGGCCACAGGTTTTCATTGGCGATGCGTCGCTGACATTCGGAGAAATCTGGGTTCGTATACGCCCGCAACGCGTGGCTCAGACAATGGCTATGCTCGATCGCGTGTATCATCAGGTCGTTCCGCAACATTATTATCACTACCAGTTTCTCGATACGATCCTTGCCAAACAATACGAACTCGAAACCCGGCTTCGGCAAATCATCACCTGGGCCGCCGGGCTTTGTCTGTTCATTTCGTGTCTGGGTTTGTTCGGCATTGCAACGTTCTCCGCCGAGCGTCGTACGAAAGAAATTGGGGTTCGCAAAGTGCTGGGCGCTTCAACGGGTGAGATTGTCTCTTTGCTATCCCGCGATCTATGCTGGCTCGTTCTGTTGTCACTGTTGCTAGCTATGCCGGTGGCCTGGTTATCCATAAATCGCTGGTTGGCCACGTATCCATTTCACGTACAGCTGAGTGTGTGGCTGTTTGTTGGGGCGGCTTGCTTTACAACACTTATTGCCTTATTGACGGTGAGTTTTCAGAGTATCAAAGCGGCTTTGATGAACCCGGTCAAGAGTTTACGAAGCGACTAA